One Glycine max cultivar Williams 82 chromosome 6, Glycine_max_v4.0, whole genome shotgun sequence DNA segment encodes these proteins:
- the LOC100789213 gene encoding zinc finger HIT domain-containing protein 2 isoform X3, with translation MKENVVQELHQMQPDEQTKNKMLDILKRFHSQEEMDENSFADSTLSEETMENFLSGQEISFDDLSLEEKKRFHRAIAYGELSKMIKPWDPWWSKPSARNICLSKEGTQLVQPLPDQELLDDDIGSDEFSKVPLGPETPLPPLSRLSSKEPSPLLTVHLVDILYSYCFTLRLYNGDWRSDALGSVMVVLSVSSVLGQGAQPETVLEALSHCLEQVCCPAYRHIGGLQFGLGVIDDVISLLGLGTPALVCALCDMHRWIQEGEKEAKSERPRKSQRGGTRSAIKLAERKIYFIMCWVREQPEEVWSSLAAIARAEKTSAMEFQQSNRSEDLNNKAEAKGKSLIQEI, from the exons ATGAAAGAAAATGTAGTTCAGGAACTTCACCAAATGCAGCCCGATgaacaaactaaaaataagatgtTGGACATACTGAAAAGATTTCATTCACAAGAGGAAATGGATGAGAATT CTTTTGCAGATTCAACTTTATCCGAGGAGACAATGGAAAATTTTTTGTCTG GACAGGAAATCAGCTTTGATGATTTATCACTTGAAGAAAAGAAACGGTTTCACAGAGCAATTGCTTATGGGGAACTGAGCAAGATGATCAAACCATGGGATCCATGGTGGTCAAAGCCTTCTGCCAGAAACATCTGTCTCAGTAAGGAAGGAACTCAGCTTGTTCAACCTCTTCCAGATCAGGAATTGCTAGATGATGATATTGGAAGTGATGAATTCAGCAAAGTTCCTCTTGGGCCTGAAACTCCACTTCCTCCTCTAAGCAGGCTTAGTTCCAAGGAGCCATCACCCCTTTTAACAGTTCACCTAGTCGATATTCTGTATAGCTATTGCTTCACTCTTCGTCTCTACAATGGAGATTGGAGGTCAGATGCCTTAGGGTCAGTCATGGTTGTATTGAGCGTGTCCTCGGTGTTGGGTCAAGGTGCACAGCCGGAGACAGTACTAGAAGCCCTTTCTCATTGCTTGGAGCAGGTATGCTGTCCAGCTTACAGACACATTGGAGGATTGCAATTTGGTTTGGGTGTCATTGATGATGTGATCAGTCTGCTTGGTTTGGGAACTCCTGCATTGGTTTGTGCACTTTGTGATATGCATCGGTGGATTCAAGAAGGCGAAAAGGAGGCCAAATCAGAAAGGCCAAGAAAGTCACAGAGAGGTGGGACTAGAAGTGCTATTAAGCTGGCAGAAAGGAAGATATATTTCATCATGTGTTGGGTTCGTGAGCAGCCAGAGGAAGTCTGGTCTTCTTTAGCAGCCATTGCAAGAGCAGAAAAGACATCGGCCATGGAATTTCAACAGAGCAATAGATCTGAAGATTTGAACAATAAGGCAGAGGCCAAAGGCAAAAGTTTAATTCAGGAGATTTAA
- the LOC100789213 gene encoding zinc finger HIT domain-containing protein 2 isoform X2, whose product MADSIVTSSNSSTSSLNPTRIICHVCQKQFSQYTCPRCNSRYCSLQCYKSHSLRCTESFMKENVVQELHQMQPDEQTKNKMLDILKRFHSQEEMDENYSTLSEETMENFLSGQEISFDDLSLEEKKRFHRAIAYGELSKMIKPWDPWWSKPSARNICLSKEGTQLVQPLPDQELLDDDIGSDEFSKVPLGPETPLPPLSRLSSKEPSPLLTVHLVDILYSYCFTLRLYNGDWRSDALGSVMVVLSVSSVLGQGAQPETVLEALSHCLEQVCCPAYRHIGGLQFGLGVIDDVISLLGLGTPALVCALCDMHRWIQEGEKEAKSERPRKSQRGGTRSAIKLAERKIYFIMCWVREQPEEVWSSLAAIARAEKTSAMEFQQSNRSEDLNNKAEAKGKSLIQEI is encoded by the exons ATGGCTGATAGTATTGTTACCTCCAGCAATTCTTCTACGTCCTCGCTGAACCCTACTCGGATAATCTGTCACGTATGTCAGAAGCAGTTTTCCCAGTACACGTGTCCTCGATGCAATTCGCGATACTGCTCCCTCCAATGTTACAAA TCTCATAGTCTCCGTTGCACTGAATCCTTCATGAAAGAAAATGTAGTTCAGGAACTTCACCAAATGCAGCCCGATgaacaaactaaaaataagatgtTGGACATACTGAAAAGATTTCATTCACAAGAGGAAATGGATGAGAATT ATTCAACTTTATCCGAGGAGACAATGGAAAATTTTTTGTCTG GACAGGAAATCAGCTTTGATGATTTATCACTTGAAGAAAAGAAACGGTTTCACAGAGCAATTGCTTATGGGGAACTGAGCAAGATGATCAAACCATGGGATCCATGGTGGTCAAAGCCTTCTGCCAGAAACATCTGTCTCAGTAAGGAAGGAACTCAGCTTGTTCAACCTCTTCCAGATCAGGAATTGCTAGATGATGATATTGGAAGTGATGAATTCAGCAAAGTTCCTCTTGGGCCTGAAACTCCACTTCCTCCTCTAAGCAGGCTTAGTTCCAAGGAGCCATCACCCCTTTTAACAGTTCACCTAGTCGATATTCTGTATAGCTATTGCTTCACTCTTCGTCTCTACAATGGAGATTGGAGGTCAGATGCCTTAGGGTCAGTCATGGTTGTATTGAGCGTGTCCTCGGTGTTGGGTCAAGGTGCACAGCCGGAGACAGTACTAGAAGCCCTTTCTCATTGCTTGGAGCAGGTATGCTGTCCAGCTTACAGACACATTGGAGGATTGCAATTTGGTTTGGGTGTCATTGATGATGTGATCAGTCTGCTTGGTTTGGGAACTCCTGCATTGGTTTGTGCACTTTGTGATATGCATCGGTGGATTCAAGAAGGCGAAAAGGAGGCCAAATCAGAAAGGCCAAGAAAGTCACAGAGAGGTGGGACTAGAAGTGCTATTAAGCTGGCAGAAAGGAAGATATATTTCATCATGTGTTGGGTTCGTGAGCAGCCAGAGGAAGTCTGGTCTTCTTTAGCAGCCATTGCAAGAGCAGAAAAGACATCGGCCATGGAATTTCAACAGAGCAATAGATCTGAAGATTTGAACAATAAGGCAGAGGCCAAAGGCAAAAGTTTAATTCAGGAGATTTAA
- the LOC100789213 gene encoding zinc finger HIT domain-containing protein 2 isoform X1: MADSIVTSSNSSTSSLNPTRIICHVCQKQFSQYTCPRCNSRYCSLQCYKSHSLRCTESFMKENVVQELHQMQPDEQTKNKMLDILKRFHSQEEMDENSFADSTLSEETMENFLSGQEISFDDLSLEEKKRFHRAIAYGELSKMIKPWDPWWSKPSARNICLSKEGTQLVQPLPDQELLDDDIGSDEFSKVPLGPETPLPPLSRLSSKEPSPLLTVHLVDILYSYCFTLRLYNGDWRSDALGSVMVVLSVSSVLGQGAQPETVLEALSHCLEQVCCPAYRHIGGLQFGLGVIDDVISLLGLGTPALVCALCDMHRWIQEGEKEAKSERPRKSQRGGTRSAIKLAERKIYFIMCWVREQPEEVWSSLAAIARAEKTSAMEFQQSNRSEDLNNKAEAKGKSLIQEI, from the exons ATGGCTGATAGTATTGTTACCTCCAGCAATTCTTCTACGTCCTCGCTGAACCCTACTCGGATAATCTGTCACGTATGTCAGAAGCAGTTTTCCCAGTACACGTGTCCTCGATGCAATTCGCGATACTGCTCCCTCCAATGTTACAAA TCTCATAGTCTCCGTTGCACTGAATCCTTCATGAAAGAAAATGTAGTTCAGGAACTTCACCAAATGCAGCCCGATgaacaaactaaaaataagatgtTGGACATACTGAAAAGATTTCATTCACAAGAGGAAATGGATGAGAATT CTTTTGCAGATTCAACTTTATCCGAGGAGACAATGGAAAATTTTTTGTCTG GACAGGAAATCAGCTTTGATGATTTATCACTTGAAGAAAAGAAACGGTTTCACAGAGCAATTGCTTATGGGGAACTGAGCAAGATGATCAAACCATGGGATCCATGGTGGTCAAAGCCTTCTGCCAGAAACATCTGTCTCAGTAAGGAAGGAACTCAGCTTGTTCAACCTCTTCCAGATCAGGAATTGCTAGATGATGATATTGGAAGTGATGAATTCAGCAAAGTTCCTCTTGGGCCTGAAACTCCACTTCCTCCTCTAAGCAGGCTTAGTTCCAAGGAGCCATCACCCCTTTTAACAGTTCACCTAGTCGATATTCTGTATAGCTATTGCTTCACTCTTCGTCTCTACAATGGAGATTGGAGGTCAGATGCCTTAGGGTCAGTCATGGTTGTATTGAGCGTGTCCTCGGTGTTGGGTCAAGGTGCACAGCCGGAGACAGTACTAGAAGCCCTTTCTCATTGCTTGGAGCAGGTATGCTGTCCAGCTTACAGACACATTGGAGGATTGCAATTTGGTTTGGGTGTCATTGATGATGTGATCAGTCTGCTTGGTTTGGGAACTCCTGCATTGGTTTGTGCACTTTGTGATATGCATCGGTGGATTCAAGAAGGCGAAAAGGAGGCCAAATCAGAAAGGCCAAGAAAGTCACAGAGAGGTGGGACTAGAAGTGCTATTAAGCTGGCAGAAAGGAAGATATATTTCATCATGTGTTGGGTTCGTGAGCAGCCAGAGGAAGTCTGGTCTTCTTTAGCAGCCATTGCAAGAGCAGAAAAGACATCGGCCATGGAATTTCAACAGAGCAATAGATCTGAAGATTTGAACAATAAGGCAGAGGCCAAAGGCAAAAGTTTAATTCAGGAGATTTAA